AACGATTGGGTTTACGCAATATAGCGCATATTTTTGCTTTACTTGAATAAACCTCAATCATAAAATTTATTTTAAATTTTGATTGCAAAATTAAAAATATTTTTCATACTGACAAATTATCTAAAGGACTTTTAATCTTTTCAAATCCTTTTGTTGTAATGTGTGTGTAAATTTCAGTAGTTTTTGAACTGGAATGCCCTAAAAGACTTTGTATATACCTTAAATCAGTTCCATTTTCCAGCAAATGTGTGGCAAAGCTATGTCTTAATGTGTGCATACTCACCTCCTTTTTTATTTCTGCTTTTTTACAAGCTACTTTTAATACCTGTTGTATGCTTCTTGAAGAGTATTGTCCACCGTTAACTCCTTCAAATAAATAATCTTTAGGTCTGTATTGCTTGTAATATAACTTTAACATCTCTAATACTTTAGTTGATAAAATTGTAAATCTGTCTTTTTTTCCTTTTGCACTTCTGATATGAATTTGCATCCTGTCTGAGTCAATGTCTGCCGGTTTCAATTCAAGCAGTTCACTTACTCTTAAGCCAGCAGAATAGGCCAACCAAAGCATTGTTTTATGTTTTAAATTTTCAGGACTTTGAAGAATTCTTATTATTTCTTCCTGACTTAAAACATTTGGTAAAATTTTTTCCTTTTTGGGTCTGTCAATATGATAGAATTTTCTATTTCCGCCCAAAACCTTTTCATAATAAAACTTAATTGCATTTATAGCCTGATTTTGATAAGATGAAGAAACACCTCTTTCATTTACAAGATAACGCATATAAGCAATGATTTCATTTTCAGTCAGTTCTTCAATTTTCCGGGTGTGATGGTAATTGATAAATTCTTTAAAAAGGTCTGTATATGTCTTGATAGTGTTTGGTGAATATCTTAGAATTTCCAGCTTCTCAATGAATTTCTCCGGGACATTTCTATAATTTGGTACATCAAATAGTTTTTGTCTTGGGGTTTTAATTTTATCTTTAACAATATCCTGCTCTTCATATTCCCATTTGTAAAAATCACAAAATTCTAAAAGTTTTTTACGGATATTCTCAGTATCAGGTAATGTCCACCATTTATTCTGAACATCATAGTAATAATATGGAATCGTTTTTAACAGTATTATTAGTTCTTTGTTATATTTGAAAATCAACTTAATACGTCCTTTAGTTTCTCTTACTACCAATAATTTTTGATCTGAACTTTGATCCTGTTTAAGTTTATTTTCATTGTCATTTTGAATCCATTCTGAATCCGGAAAATTAATTCTTAAAAATTCAATTGAATTTTCATTATCCGGAATGTGCCACGAATTTAAATTTTTACTCCATGCTGCCCCTTTTATTTGCCTTAATATGTTGTTTATCTTATTGTTATAATCAAAAACAACTTTAATCCTTTTTTGATTGTTATGCTCTATTCTTTCAAGTTGTAACAATGAAGTGTTCATAGCGTATATCTTAACTAATTAAAACAAAAGCGAATTAATTACTGCGCAATTATAACTGATTTGAGAAATATACGCAACAAAAATCAGAAAATTGTATTGTGAATCTAAAATTAATTATATTTAAACTGAACAATGCATAAGTGAATCCCTGCAACTTATTTGCTTGTCCAGATTTTTTCGGAAATCGCTGTATTTGAGACCCATTTGGCATGTCCAGAACTTGATTCGGATACAAAGTTTAATTAAAAATGTTTAATCCAGCTTGTATTCTAAAGGTGTCGAATTCGACATGTTTAAAATAAAGTGTTACTGTTCAGCTGCCAACTGTTATTGTTACCGCGAATAAACGCAGATTAGACCGCTGATATTCGCGAAAATTTGCGTTTCATTAGCGAGAATTAGCGGTTTATTTCTTTTTTGAAAAATATAAATTATTGATATGAAAAACAATGAGCTAGCTAAACAGTAACAAAAATATTAATTATTCAAAAATTCAGCAACTTAATGACTTATCCTTCTGTCCACTTTTTAAGAGCAACTCTATTTCTGTCTCTCAGGCTTTACACTTGACTATGATAGGTGATTCATTAAAACTAGTCTCAGCTTAAATGAGTTGAAGCTGAACAGTAAAAAAATGTTATTTTTGAGCTTTTGAATTTTTTATCGTTCAGATTGAAATACCTAATTTTAAACTCAGGATTATGAAAAAAGCAATTTTGATTTTCTCTGCCTTGTTTTTCACCATAGCCTTGTTCGAGTCTTGCGACAAAACGGGATGTACCGATCCTGATTCCGTGAATTATGATCCGAAAGCCACACAGGATGATGGCAGTTGTCAGTATCAGGGTCAGGTTGTTTTATGGTTCGACAAGACCACCAGAACAAAACTCCTGAACATGGGAGCCATCAGTTTAACGTATTTTCTCGATGGATATGAAGTGGGAAAAACATCGGCAGCAGCCGCCCAGGATGCTGAGCCAGGTTGCGGGCAGGCCGGCCCTGTTACAGCCACTAAAAACATTGGCAATGTCAAGACCCTGTCGGTAAAATATGAAGTTTATGAAACAGGGACTGCAACCTTGTATTTTTCAGGAAATGTTACTGTTGTTGCCAATCAGTGTGTGAAGGTGAAGCTGGTCAAATAGCTTTTTCAGATTCTTCCCAGTTTAAAAAATACATTTTCAGCACTCCTTTCCCTTTTACTTCAAGGGGAGGACGCTCTTCAAACCTGAATTTATCCTTAAGCAGGAGGTAGGTGGTTTCTGAAACATTGATTCTCATAGGTTCACCGTTGCTTTCCATACGGGAGGCCGTGTTGACCGTATCTCCGAAAACATCGTAGATATATTTTCTGACACCAACAATACCCCCTGTAACTTTTCCGGAATTCAGCCCGATGCGGATGCTGATGGGTAATTCGTCTTTTTTGTTTCTTTCTTTCAGGTATCTGAGTATGTCTATGGCCGCCAAAGCCATTTGCTCTGCATGATTTTCCTGTTTTTGCGGCAGTCCGCATACAGCCATGTAGGCATCTCCTATGGTTTTGATTCTCTCGCAGTTATATTTAGTCATGATGTCGTCAAAGGCGGTGAACATTTCGTTGAGCTTGCTGATTAAATATTTGGGGTCGAGTCCACCCGACATCTCCGTAAAGCCTTTAATGTCGGAAAAATAAACCGTCACATTTTCAAAACTTTCAGGCTCTGTAAATCCTTTGGCTTTCAGTTCTTCAACCACTTTGGCAGGAAGGGTGTTGAGCAGCAGGGCTTCCGATTTGGCTTTTTCCTTCTCAATCTGCTCCTTCTGTTCCTGTAAAATCACATTTTTGGCAGCAATTTCGGCTGTACGCTCCTGAACGATTTTTTCCAGCCTGATATTTTTTTGACGGATACGGTAGTTGCTGATGCGGACAATGATGAAAATAATGATAATCAGGCCGATAAAGTAGGCAATATAGGCAGGTGTGGTGCGGTACCATGGCGGTAAAACCGTAAAACGGTAAACGGCTTCGCTGCTTTCATAATCAAATACATTTCTTGCTTTTACCCGGAATGTATAGCTGCTTTCGGGGAGATGGCTGAATATTGCTTTGTGATCGGTAGTCCAGGGACTCCAGTCTTTGTCAATTCCTTCCAGAAAATAGCTGTACATGATTTGTTCAGGGAAATGATAAAAGTCGGAGGAAAAGAAAACGGATAGGGAATTCTCAGAAAATTTCAATACTGGTTTTTCCATTCCTTTAAAGCTGTTTCCGAAATAAATGACAGAATCCGGATTGTATAAAACACTGGTAATAAATGTTTTAAAATGATTTGCATTCGGAATATATTTCCTGTTGTCGTAGCGGATCAGCCCATCATCACAGCCAAACCAGGTAATATTTTCATTTTCAATAAAAACTGTCCTGATTTTTCCGGCATCTACACCTGCAAGAGGTTTCCCGTCATATTTCCCGTTTTTGAAGTACAAAACCTGGTCGGTCAGTGAAATAAAAAGCTGATTCCCTTTTCTGGCAAGTGTATTGACGGGTTTGTGGATGTCCATTCCAAAAATCAGGATATTTTCAAGCAGGGCTTTTGTGTCTTTATCTTTTCCTTTTATATCTTTAAATGAATAAATGCCGTTGTTTGTTCCAAAAACCACCTTTTCACCTGTATGAAAGGGGATACAAAAGCCTTCCGGCAAAGATTCTTTTGCGCCAAATTGATTGATATTGAATGTTAAATCCTCACTAAAGCTTACAGAATACAGCCCGTTAAAAAGGGTACCTGCCCAGAGTCTGTACATATTATTTCCGGTTTTTTCGATGGCAAGGCCGATTATTTCTGTATTGATTTCATCCGTGTGGGTTACCTTTTTCCAGTTTTTATTGATGTTTTGGTAAAAATCAATGCCATTAAGTCCTCCCGCAATGACCAGATTTAATTCAGGAATGGTAACAATGCTTCGGACATTATGATTGCCGATGGTTTCAATATGTTTGCCATCATAGCAGTAAAATTTTTCATTGCCTCCTATCAGCAAACTGTTTCCTGATTGATGAAACACCCATACGCTTTCTTTTATGTTTGGAATTGCTTCAAAATCAATGTATTCTCTGTCTTTCTGAGCCAGTATTCCATTTGAAGTCCCCACATAAATTTTTCCCTGATATAACGTGATACAATAAACATTGCTGGAAATCCCGTTTTTTTTGTCATAAACGCCAACAGGTGAAGAATAACTGATTTTGCTGATGCCATTATTGGTGGCGCACCACAGGTTTCCATGGCGGTCTTCCATGACTTGCTTGATGTCGTTAACCGATATTCCCGACTGTAAGGAATTGATGATGTGAATATAATCGAGTTTGAAATCAGTGATGAGCACACCATTCGAAGAGGTATTGATGGCAATTTGCCGGTCATGCAAAACAATACCTCCGTAAATGACGGAATTATTGAATAAAGCATCAAAATCGGACCTGACCGTACTAAATTTACCGCTTTTATATTCCCAGATACCATTACCTTGTGTAAAAATCAGCCAATGTCCGGTTTGCCCGGGAAAAGGAAGAACAGAAAAAATCCCTGTCTGTGCAAATATTTCGCTCCCTTCTATTTTTACCCATGATTTATTGTTAAGTCTAAACAAACCCCTGTCCCTGACCCTGACAATTAGTTGGTCATTTACATCGAAAGAAAGGTGAAAGGAGGTTTCGGGCAGTAAGGTATTTACTTTTCCTTCGAAATAATCAAAAATGGCATCTTCTGTCTGAAAATAAACATGATTACCGATAACATGAATTTTCCAGACTATGGTATTGAAATACTGATCGAGCAAATTGTCTGATAGTGAATAATATTGAAGTTTACCACTCAGGTCGGGGATAAGGCAGCCAAAGCCGTATTGTGTGCCGACATAAAGCAGTCCATCATTCCCGAATGCCAGTGCGGTAACGAATACCCCATTGACACAGGGTATGAACGACCATGAGAAACCATTATATTCCAAAATTCCATTCGCATTTCCGAAATAAAGCCTGCCATCATTTCCTTGTGCCAAAGCCCAGTTTTGAACATCGCGGTTGCGTCCGTATTCTTTCGGGCCAAAATTCTCAACAGGATAGCGTATGTTTTGTGACGACCCTCTGAACCATAATACAAACAGTATTACTGATAATAGCCAAAAGTGTCGCATTCCTTTAATTAAAGTTTATTTGCTGTATTTCTTCCGATGGTAAAAATACATCACTTTCCTCTTTTAAAGTTCAATTCAATGACATTCTTTTAAAACCATTAAAAAAATCAGCAGAAAAAATATTTTCCATAAGAAATGACATAACTTTACATGGATTTATCAACTAAGAAAATGACAGAAAATAAACCTTTATTCATAAAAGTGTCGCTGATATTTGCCTTCATCCAGCTGTTGTTCATGGTTAATAATTATGCTCAGCGGCTGAGTTTCGGGGTTACCTATCAGATGACAGGTCTTCATTATACTCATTTCACAAAGGATGTTTATTTTTCTCCTTCAAGCTTTAAGGGATATTATCTCGACAAAAATCAGTTTAGCTTTACAGGAGCTTGTATGAATGTTGGATTTGTAGCTTTGATGGACATCAGCCGTTTCAGTTTATGGATGGAATGGAGTATTTTTTCAGACATTGAAGGGCAGGTGACCAAACTGAAATATCCATGGGCTGACGATACATTCCACATTTATTATTCGAGAATAAATAACGGAGGCAGTCGCATGCTTGCCGAAATTCAGTATGTCCTTTCCCCGTCCCGGTCGATGAAACCCTTTGCCGGATTCGGATTTGCCAATCTTTCACCCATTCAGGCCACGGAAGATATCTCTACAAAACGTAACTTCAGTAAAGGGTGGTTTGACGAATATGAAATGCGTCCTGTTTTCAATTTTGATAAAAACTATAATTTATTTTTGCTTGAAACGGGGATAAAAAATTCATATCTGGCTTTTTCTGTGAGGTATTTTTTCAAATGGAACAGATTGACCCCCAACGATAATTTTTACAGCTTTTTTACCTTGAGTCTTTCTGCTATCACCAATTTTTCTGGTTTAAAACGTCAAATGCTTTATTTTGAGTAATATGCGGAGAGTTTCTTTGTTTCTGACAGCTTTGCTGCTGATGACTTCAAGTCTGATGTTCTCCTGCAGGGAAGAGCATCCCGAGCCGGAGCTCCCTTTTCATGACAATGTTTGCGTATTAATGGGAGTCAGAATTCTTGATTATCAGCTTCGTAAAATTGATTTTGTGTTGGATGTTGCTGTGATCAAAGGAGGCAAAACGGCTGATTCTACTACTCTTTTTGAGGGACTTCCGGATACTGCCTTTGTTTTTAACAACTACTTCTTCAACGGAACTGAAGTAAGGCATCAGGTGAATAAAATTGAATACATTGATACTTTTGGGGTTCCTACTTTTTACAATTGTATGCTGATTGACCAGAGCGATGTCCCAAATTCCTATAAAAAACGTGATCCCTATAATTACCGTTTTGAAAACCTGAATGCTTTTTTAAAAAATATTGATTATCAGGGGAATGTGGTGCTGTCTGCCTTTGCCAGAAACGGAGAAATTGAAGAAAGCCCCCTGACAATATATGAAAAGAAATTCACCCCGGTCTGGAATGAAACCATCGCCCGTAACCTGCTGGATCTTACTCATAAAACAGGAGGCACTTCTTCCAGACTTGATGCTCTTTATTATGCCGTTAAATACATGGCTGAACATGCCCCCGATTCCAACCGGTCAGTTACCGTTTTTACCATTAACAAAGATGATGGCAAAAGTTCATACACTACCTTTGACATCATTAACCTTGCCCAGAATCATAAAATCAAGATAAATCCGGTTTTTTTCAGCTATACTGACTCTCTTGTCGGTTTCTCTTCCATGCTGTCGCTTGCCAATGCTACCGGTGGTTTTTCCATGACCGGAGGAACATGGGAACTGAGCAGTGCCTTTTTCCTGATGAATCAGTTGCTTAAGAATAATGTCAGTTTCTACAGGATATATACCACCTTGACCATAGGAGCTCCCAACTGGTTTAACAATGCTTACCGGTCATATATGAGAGTAAGGTTTGACAGCGATCCGGCAAATGACGCATATGTTAATTTTTTGCTTGAAAAACCGTAAATAAAACACGATGAAAAAGACTCTTTTTTCCCTGATATTCCTGTTCTTAGCTTATCATGGGATTGTGTTTGCACAGCAGACAGAGTTGAGTGTGCAGACTGGTCATACCAGTTCTGTCCGTTTGCTAAGGTTTAGTCAGGACGGAAAACTTTTGGCCAGTATAGACGTAAGCAACAAAGTCAATATCTGGCATCTGGCAACAGGAGGTCAGATGTTGGGATTTTATCTCCCCATCAGGGAAATTCAGGTTTCAGATATGGCTTTCTCCCCGGATGGAAATAAATTGGTTCTTATCGCCATGTCGCAACTTTTTGTCTATGACATTGCAGCTTCAGAAATGGACACAGATTTCTTTCTTGGTTTTTCTGCCAAAAGTATTTGTTTTGGAAGCGATCCGGAAATGTTGTTTATTGCAGGGGATAACACAATCAGAATTAATCTTTTGACTTCTGAAATTGTCAGCATTCTCCCGAAAAGCTCCGTCAGGATTCAATACGATAAATCAACCGGAAATCTGGTCTGCCTTTCTGATGATGGAGAAATGTATCTGATTGACAATCATCTTGAAGTTAAAGGTCATATCAGACACGAAACAATTTCAAAGCTTTTCTCAGGCAAAAATCTGTTCTTATTATTAACTCATAAGGAAAAGATGATCCCTGATTTTGAAAATCAATCTGTTGCATTTATACAGGCCTCAAGGATGTGGCGTATGAGTTACCGCAGTGGTAAAAAGCTTTTCACTGTTGCTTCCGATTACGTTGATAAAAACTTCAATGCCATTTCTTATTCGGCAAAATTCAATTTACTGATTGGTGGTAATGATGACGGGAAGATATATGTTGTAGATTATCAGAGAGGTAAAATGATTAAAAAGCTTAAAGATCATTATTCCGATGTGTATGATGTCGTGTTTAGCCCGGATGAAGAAATTTTTGCCACCTGTTCGCGTGACCGTTCCATCATCATCTGGGAAACCAGGACGCTGAAAGCTGTGAAGAGATTGTATTCCCGTGCCTTTCCGATTACCTCACTTAACAAAAGCAGGGATGAAAACATGCTGATTTTCGGGAATGAAACAGGATTTACCCGCGTCATCGACATCAACTCAGCCGTTATTCAGATGAGAAGCATCAGAAATCATGTCAATCCTGTTTCGGATGTATGTTTTTTGCCCGGAGACACCCTTGCTTTCTGTTGTGCCAATGACAACAAGGTTTCCCTGATTTCAATCAATCCCATGGGTCTGATAGAAAAAAAGACTTTTAAGAGCTTTGCCATACCCAGGTTATTCATTCTGAATTCTTTGCAAAATCTTGGCTTTTATGTCGATCCATTTTGTCTGACCGATACGCTGCTTTTAAACGATAATTATCCCGGCAGAGTTACCGTTAGCGGACACAGACAGAAATTAAGACCTTCCGTCAGTAAAACAGAGGACAGGCATAAAACGTATTATTACAAAACCATTTACTATTTCAGGGACTTTGAAACCGAAAAGCTGAAAAAAAGAAAAGGAGAGAAAAGGGAGATTATCACAGCACCTGCCATCGATTTATCGGCTTTTGACATCTGGAATCCGGCTTATGGCCACAAAGCAGCAATCACAGGGGCAGTGATACTTCAGAAACACCATATTCTTGCAACTTCGAGCCTTGACGGCACGATAAAACTCTGGGATATGAATTCAAAAGCCCTTTTGGTTTCCATCATCCCGATTGACAGGGATAAAAGGATACTGATAACTGCCGACAACTATTACATGGCGCCAAGGGATGCATTGTCAGGAATAGGCTTTAAACAGGGGTTACAGTATTTTCTTCCTCAACAGTTTGATGTTCAGTACAACAGGCCGGATATTGTCTTGTCGCGAATCGGTATTGCTTCCGAAGAGCTCATTACCGCTTATCGCCATGCTTATCTGAAAAGGTTGAAAAAAATGAATATTTCTGAGAATTTCAACGCTGGTTCACTTCATTTGCCGGAACTTGAGATTACCAATTTTAGATCATTGCCTTTGGTAACCACTTCTGGAAATATCAGTTTTTCAGTCAGGGCGACAGATGAAGTTTATCTCCTCGACAGAATTAATGTTTATCTGAATGATGTTCCTGTTTTTGGCCTGTCAGGGATTGACCTGAAAGAGAAAAAAACCAGATATGTCGATCAAAATATCAGTGTTGACCTGTCAAGTGGAAAAAATAAAATTCAGGTTTCGGTGATGAACAACCAGGGAGTGGAGTCTCTCAAAGAAACATTTTACATTGAAAATCAGAAAGAAGCGGTGAAACCGGACTTATATCTTCTGAGCATCGGAACTTCCGAATATACCGACAGCCGGTTTAATCTCAGTTTTGCGGCAAAAGATGCCCTCGACATGGCTTCATTGTTTCAGAATGCCAGAAATATATTCGGAAAGGTGAATGTCAAAACATTGACCAACCATGAAGTTACCAGAGAAAATATTCTGGAAGCAAGGTCATTTCTTTCAGAGGCCAATATTGATGATGTGGTCATTGTTTTTGCTGCGGGGCATGGCCTGTTGGATGAGGGGTTCAACTATTATTACGGTACGAGCAATATTGATTTCAACCAGCCATCCGTCAATGGCATAACCTATGACGAACTGGGCAGCCTGCTTGACGGCCTGAAAGCA
The sequence above is a segment of the Sphingobacteriales bacterium genome. Coding sequences within it:
- a CDS encoding tyrosine-type recombinase/integrase, encoding MNTSLLQLERIEHNNQKRIKVVFDYNNKINNILRQIKGAAWSKNLNSWHIPDNENSIEFLRINFPDSEWIQNDNENKLKQDQSSDQKLLVVRETKGRIKLIFKYNKELIILLKTIPYYYYDVQNKWWTLPDTENIRKKLLEFCDFYKWEYEEQDIVKDKIKTPRQKLFDVPNYRNVPEKFIEKLEILRYSPNTIKTYTDLFKEFINYHHTRKIEELTENEIIAYMRYLVNERGVSSSYQNQAINAIKFYYEKVLGGNRKFYHIDRPKKEKILPNVLSQEEIIRILQSPENLKHKTMLWLAYSAGLRVSELLELKPADIDSDRMQIHIRSAKGKKDRFTILSTKVLEMLKLYYKQYRPKDYLFEGVNGGQYSSRSIQQVLKVACKKAEIKKEVSMHTLRHSFATHLLENGTDLRYIQSLLGHSSSKTTEIYTHITTKGFEKIKSPLDNLSV
- a CDS encoding WD40 repeat domain-containing protein produces the protein MKKTLFSLIFLFLAYHGIVFAQQTELSVQTGHTSSVRLLRFSQDGKLLASIDVSNKVNIWHLATGGQMLGFYLPIREIQVSDMAFSPDGNKLVLIAMSQLFVYDIAASEMDTDFFLGFSAKSICFGSDPEMLFIAGDNTIRINLLTSEIVSILPKSSVRIQYDKSTGNLVCLSDDGEMYLIDNHLEVKGHIRHETISKLFSGKNLFLLLTHKEKMIPDFENQSVAFIQASRMWRMSYRSGKKLFTVASDYVDKNFNAISYSAKFNLLIGGNDDGKIYVVDYQRGKMIKKLKDHYSDVYDVVFSPDEEIFATCSRDRSIIIWETRTLKAVKRLYSRAFPITSLNKSRDENMLIFGNETGFTRVIDINSAVIQMRSIRNHVNPVSDVCFLPGDTLAFCCANDNKVSLISINPMGLIEKKTFKSFAIPRLFILNSLQNLGFYVDPFCLTDTLLLNDNYPGRVTVSGHRQKLRPSVSKTEDRHKTYYYKTIYYFRDFETEKLKKRKGEKREIITAPAIDLSAFDIWNPAYGHKAAITGAVILQKHHILATSSLDGTIKLWDMNSKALLVSIIPIDRDKRILITADNYYMAPRDALSGIGFKQGLQYFLPQQFDVQYNRPDIVLSRIGIASEELITAYRHAYLKRLKKMNISENFNAGSLHLPELEITNFRSLPLVTTSGNISFSVRATDEVYLLDRINVYLNDVPVFGLSGIDLKEKKTRYVDQNISVDLSSGKNKIQVSVMNNQGVESLKETFYIENQKEAVKPDLYLLSIGTSEYTDSRFNLSFAAKDALDMASLFQNARNIFGKVNVKTLTNHEVTRENILEARSFLSEANIDDVVIVFAAGHGLLDEGFNYYYGTSNIDFNQPSVNGITYDELGSLLDGLKALKKLLILDTCHSGEVDKEEVEKTDEIKTDEGVIAFRSAGAGVRTKEGFGLKNINELSNQLFADLRQGSGATVISSSGGAELAMESKNWQNGLFTYCLMEGLSTRKADKNKDKKIMVSELQEYIRNRTLEISKGKQTPTSRSENISMDFRIW